The Vibrio ishigakensis genome has a window encoding:
- the katG gene encoding catalase/peroxidase HPI, with translation MSQDKAHSSGKCPVMHGSMTTRDRTEKDWWPKSLNLDILHQHDDRTNPMSGAFDYQEEVKKLDFVALKQDLIAVMTDNQEWWPADWGHYGGLMIRMTWHAAGTYRVADGRGGAGTGNLRFAPLNSWPDNTNLDKARRILWPIKKKYGNKLSWADLIAYAGTMAYESMGLKTFGFGFGREDIWHPEKDIYWGSEKEWLATSDNPNSRYSGERDLENPLAAVMMGLIYVNPQGVDGQPDPAKTAHDVRVTFARMAMNDEETVALTAGGHTVGKAHGNGNADELGPEPEGGDIHDQGFGWLNKKSRGVGNQSVTSGLEGAWTTEPTKWDNGYFDLLLNYEWELKKSPAGAWQWEPVGIQEDHKPVDSENPSVRHNPIMTDADMAMKVDPEYRKISERFHKDPAYFAETFARAWFKLTHRDMGPKARYIGPDVPQEDLIWQDPVPKGNAGYDVAAVKAKIASSGLSVSDMVSTAWDSARTFRHSDKRGGANGARIRLAPQNSWQGNEPERLSRVLSVLEGIASDTGASVADVIVLAGNLGVEQAAQAAGISVNVPFHPGRGDATDNDTDVESFEVLEPLHDGFRNWQKQSYVVTPEEMLLDRAQLMGLSASEMTVLVGGMRVLGTNHGGSQHGVFTDRVGQLTNDFFVNLTDMGYTWDPVGENAYEIRDRNTKAVKWTATRVDLVFGSNSILRAYAELYAQDDNHEKFVHDFVVAWSKVMNADRFDL, from the coding sequence ATGTCACAAGACAAAGCACACTCTTCTGGGAAATGCCCAGTAATGCATGGCTCGATGACTACAAGGGACCGCACCGAGAAAGACTGGTGGCCCAAGTCTCTTAATCTCGACATCCTCCATCAACACGACGATAGAACCAACCCTATGTCCGGTGCTTTTGACTATCAAGAAGAAGTCAAAAAACTGGATTTTGTAGCTCTGAAGCAAGACCTTATTGCTGTTATGACCGACAACCAAGAGTGGTGGCCAGCAGACTGGGGTCACTACGGTGGCTTAATGATTCGTATGACCTGGCACGCAGCTGGCACCTACCGAGTCGCTGATGGTCGTGGTGGCGCTGGGACAGGTAATCTACGATTTGCCCCTCTCAACTCTTGGCCGGATAACACCAATCTTGATAAAGCACGACGCATCCTTTGGCCTATCAAGAAGAAATACGGCAACAAGCTCAGCTGGGCTGACCTAATCGCCTATGCTGGCACCATGGCTTACGAGTCGATGGGTCTAAAAACCTTCGGCTTCGGATTTGGTCGCGAAGACATCTGGCACCCTGAGAAAGACATTTACTGGGGTTCAGAGAAAGAGTGGCTCGCCACCTCAGACAACCCTAACAGCCGTTACTCCGGCGAGCGTGACCTTGAAAACCCACTTGCGGCGGTAATGATGGGTTTGATCTACGTAAATCCACAAGGTGTAGACGGACAACCTGACCCAGCTAAAACCGCACACGATGTACGCGTCACCTTCGCTCGCATGGCGATGAATGACGAGGAAACCGTAGCACTAACCGCCGGTGGCCACACTGTAGGTAAAGCGCACGGTAACGGTAATGCTGATGAGCTAGGGCCAGAGCCTGAAGGCGGTGATATCCATGACCAAGGCTTCGGCTGGCTCAACAAGAAGTCACGTGGTGTGGGTAACCAGTCTGTTACCAGTGGCCTTGAGGGCGCATGGACGACAGAACCGACCAAATGGGATAACGGCTACTTTGACCTCCTCCTAAACTACGAATGGGAACTCAAGAAAAGCCCGGCCGGAGCTTGGCAATGGGAGCCGGTAGGCATTCAAGAAGATCATAAGCCTGTAGACAGTGAGAACCCAAGCGTTCGCCACAACCCAATCATGACTGATGCTGATATGGCGATGAAGGTAGACCCAGAATATCGCAAGATTTCTGAGCGCTTCCATAAAGACCCAGCCTATTTTGCTGAGACCTTTGCCCGAGCTTGGTTCAAACTGACTCACAGGGATATGGGACCTAAAGCACGCTATATTGGTCCAGACGTTCCTCAAGAAGATCTTATCTGGCAAGACCCAGTGCCAAAAGGCAACGCTGGTTATGATGTAGCGGCAGTAAAAGCTAAAATTGCCTCTAGCGGTTTATCAGTGAGCGATATGGTTTCTACCGCGTGGGATAGTGCGAGAACCTTCCGTCACTCAGATAAACGCGGCGGTGCAAACGGTGCACGCATTCGTCTTGCTCCACAAAACAGTTGGCAAGGCAATGAACCTGAGCGCTTGTCACGCGTACTTTCAGTACTGGAAGGTATCGCCAGTGATACCGGAGCAAGTGTGGCCGATGTCATTGTGCTCGCCGGTAACCTTGGCGTAGAACAGGCAGCGCAAGCCGCTGGCATAAGTGTCAATGTGCCTTTCCATCCAGGACGCGGTGATGCCACCGACAACGACACAGATGTAGAGTCGTTCGAGGTACTAGAGCCACTTCATGATGGTTTCCGCAACTGGCAGAAACAGAGCTACGTGGTAACGCCTGAAGAAATGCTGCTAGATAGAGCACAACTCATGGGGCTCTCAGCTTCTGAAATGACGGTGCTTGTGGGTGGCATGAGGGTGCTTGGTACTAACCATGGTGGCAGTCAGCACGGTGTGTTCACTGACCGAGTCGGCCAGCTCACCAATGACTTCTTCGTCAATCTCACCGATATGGGATACACCTGGGACCCAGTAGGTGAGAACGCCTATGAGATCCGCGACAGAAACACCAAAGCCGTAAAATGGACTGCGACCCGTGTAGATCTAGTATTCGGTTCAAACTCCATCTTACGCGCTTACGCTGAACTGTATGCCCAAGACGATAACCA